The DNA region AACACCGGTGCCCCCGTCTCCAGAGGTCCTGGGAGAGCTTGGACAGGCTGGCAGAGACCCTGCCCTGGAAGATGCAGATGTCGCCCCACCACACCCCCGGAACAGCCTGCTCTGCAGGAAGGAGATCCACCTCTGGCGGAGCAGGGGCACCCGGGCAGCGGCCCCCTCCTGCCTCTGtatgctgaggtggcacagtggttaaatgcagcactgcaggctactttagctgactgcagttcggctgttcaaatctcaccggctcagggttgactcagccttccatccttccgaggtgggtaaaatgaggacccggattgttgttgggggcgatatgctgactctgtaaaccgcttagagagggctgaaagccctatgaagcggtatataagtctaactgctattgctatgccacgGCCATCATCAAGGGTTCTGCAAAGCCTTCTTTCcaagtttaatttatttatttaaattaaaatcatTCACCCTCTAAAAATAACTTGATTATACAGAACGTGATTGTGTGCAAATCAAAGggtgttgggggtgggggagtgttGAAGATTGGATAATGCCAAGACCTCTAAGCTGCCCCCCTTGCCCAACAGCTCTGCTTTGCCCgctgttgggggggaggggcttcctTCATACCGGGTGCCCCCGTGCGCCTGCTTTGGCTCAGGAAGGCCAGGCGGGAGCGGCGGCCTGCCCGTCTCCCCTGGCTCACAGGCCCTTGGGTTTGGCCAcaggtggggctgggaagggctgcCCTTGTGCCGCCCGCTGCTCCAAGGCCAGCTGCATGCTCCAGATGCTCAGTGGGCGCATGTAGGCCAGAGAACGGAAGACCTTCTTCTCACAGTAGGCCTCGGGGGTCTGGAACGCCATGCCCAGCCGCTCCCAGACCGTCCGGTAGCAGCCCTCGGCGGTGGAGAAGCCCTCCGGCACCAGGCCCTGTGCCAGGCGAGAGGAAGCCCAGTCAGCCAGGCTGGCACCCCCGCCCCTCCCCGCCTCCCCCCACCGTCACCCACCTCCTGGATCATGGTGGCGGCCAGCCCATAGACCACACCGACCCACACCTCGTCCGACTGCAGACTGGAGGTGTCCGGCGACCCCGAGGGACGCATGCCATTCACCGCCCCCATGGACCCTCCCGAAAAGCCCATCACGTTCAGCTCAAAGATGGTCTTCAAGGCACTGAGCACGTGGCTGCGAGGGAAAACCTGTGGACCAGAGGGGGCTCGTgaagccccctgccccccccccactgacatCCCTCCCCCCTCAAGCCTCCTGGCCCCCCTCCTCACCTCGGACTGCCCCTCGCCCAGCCCACACGCCCGTAGGAACCACTGCCCGGCCAGTTGGTCCGCCATGACGCTGTCCGAAGAGGGTCCACGGCCGCTGTCGTAGTTGTAATACTTCCCTGCGAGGGAGAAAAAGCGGGTCGGCTGGGGGCTCTTTCCGGCCCTGCTGACCCGCCCGGCTCGGCCCAGACCTACCGTTCCAGAGCAGCCGCTCAAACGCTGCCGTGCCCTTAGCCAGGATGCCCGAGTACCTCTCCTGGGCCGGCCCGTCTGCCAAGGCCTCCGCCATTCTGCACATCACGCAAAGGGACGCCAGCCAGAGGCCGCCACAGTAGGCACTGGccgaggaaagaagaggagggggttgCCCAAAGGGAAGGACAAGAGGCGCCTTAGTCAGAGAGGTGGCTGGGCAGTCGGAGCTGCCCTCTTCCCTGGCATCAGGAGGGCAGGCAGCTTGGGCCAGGAATCTGCTGCTGCCAGCAGCGGCCCCTGGGCTGGTGAGGAGGGCTGGGCAGGGGGCCACGGAAAAAGGAGCGTGGAGCAGCTCAGCCAGGTTCCTGCTGCCGACTGCCGGGGGCGGAAGGTGGCtcgatcggttccaccacaaaaccgcgttcgactaaagcacgctcgccgaaaccgcgtagctgacgtcatcaacagggcgacaacagcgcggagacagaagcacgctgtaaacgctaaacctaaaattaacccctaaacctaacccccctaaacctaaaccttaacctaaccctaaacctaaccctaaacctaacccttaacctaaccctaacctaaccctaaccgtaaccctaacccttaacctaacccttaacctaacaacctaaccctaacccttaacctaaccctaaagctaaccctaaagctaaccctaaacctaacccttaccttaacttgaatcggcttgctttcaaagtgctatttaaagcacccttctttctccgcgctcattgttgtcgccctgttgatgatgtcagcgacgcggtttaatcgggcgcggcttaatcgagcgcggttttgtcgtgccacgggctcGATCCCTAGAGCCCGTCTCCTTAAAAGGAGAGCTCCACCCTCTTCTGACCTTACCCGCCTCGCAGGGCTGGCATTGACTGCAGCAGAATCCCACAAGGCTGAGCTTGcttaactcccccctcccccacaccaGCCCAAGGACCCTGTGCCTAGTGGTACCTCCTCCATTCAGGGGCATCCAGGCCTCCTGACGCCTCTGGCTACTTCCCACCAAgccatcccctccctcccccatgcgACAGGCGCAGAGGCCACGGAAGAAGCCGTGGATCAAGGCCACGTGATTTGTCGCCGTGGTGGTCCCCCCCTTTAGttctgccagctctgcagagcagGGCACCCGCCTCTGTCCTCCTTCTCGGCCTCATCCAGGCAGGGCACCAGAATGCCCAGCCCCCTCAGCGgggcagccctcccccccccggaaGTGGGATCTGGAGACACCCAGCCAGCAGAGTCCAGGAACCCCAGGGACgttgtgcagggggggggggcaagcggGGGTGTTTGCAACTGCCTCAGCTGGGGGAGGCAGCAGGGTCCCCGAGGGGCTCAGCTGCCAAGGGACCcttcctctggggggggggagcgtggGACTCAAGCAGGAATTAGCCTTGAATGCTTGGACAGCCGCCGGAGAACCAGGACTGACCCCCCCAGGGGTCTTTTCCCCtgggcactggggggggggtgtttctcagGATCATGTTTCAAAGCCCCCCGAGAGACGACCACATACTGCTACTCAGGGGAAACGGCGGCCAGGCCAAAGAGCCCCAGGCCCCACAACTGGAGGGGGACTCCCAACACCCCACAGCAAGAAGCTTTTCTGGGTGGGGGTCCTAGGATGGGCTCCTGGCCCATCACTCACCTGGCCCCGGTGGCCACCCAGGCGTCATAGGTTTGGTCAGCAAAGCCCGAGTTCTCAATGAGGCCGTCTCCGTCGGTGTCGAACCGTAGTTCCGACTCCACCACCGCCTGAGGGTGGCAAAGGGGTCTGAGGAGGGGTTCGCGGGGGCCCCCGGGGGGGCTGGCAGCCCCTGCCCTCCCCTGCACTGCACCTGGCAGACGGGCCACATGTCCTTCAAGAAGGCCCCGTCCTGCATGAGGAAGTAATCCCGGTACACCTGCAGCACAAACTTCAGGTTGAGGTCCTTCCAGGTGGCCGTGTCGTGGATCAGGTAGGCGTTGAGCCGCTGCCAGGGCTCGTCATCTGCCCAAGAGAGCGGGAGACGGTGtggctttccttcccccctccctcaacACTCCAGGCGGGGCCCCCAGGGGATATCCCCCAAACCTCTCAGCTGCCGACAGCCTCTCGGGGGCCTTTGcgtcctcccacccacccagacacaggAAGCGGGGGCCGCACAATCTCCTCCCCCAACAGCCCCGCTtgggtgttgtaatatagttccttgtgtaggtgtgggacacccatggcccagttcataccagggcatgcagagccacgctgaaccacacaggagaaaacaaactcctaaaactccataacatcctgatagttcataacataacatcctgagatgtgccctacaaatgacgcccaggatttgaccatatatagacagaacttccctgagcagtagattagaaattgtacttttacaggctgtttttaaccacatgctattgctcctcctgcctttgtcctatctcaataaaaggggctctcagacccccaatctgggtcgctccatcccgagaaagatcgtgtcctgtcttttctccacattggcctcatggacgaaccatggGAACGTTACACTTGGGGGCGCATTCGGGCAAATTGGAGACATCCCGCCTTGCAGAGGGGCAGCCCCCAGGGAGCCCCCCCCCACACGCAGCCAGGCCCCAAGCCGAGGGAGCCCCTCAGAGCACAGGCCTGACCTGCGTGCAGACACGAGGGGTGGCTCTACCTGGCTCTCCGATGTCGTGGGGAACAACGTTGCGCAGCTTCACCGGGGCCGTCTGTCCGCTCATGAGGTACTGCCGAGGGCGAGCGTCCTCATTCAGCACTGCAGCAGCTGGGATGGGGCAGGGAAGCGCCGTCAGCAGCTGTCCAATCAGCCAGCCGGCTGCCTCTGCCGCCAGCCAAGCGCAGACCAGGCCCTTGGGAGCATTCGACACGGCTCAAGGAGGCGTGTTCCCTCCCGCCCCTGCCGGGGGCATCCCTCGGCCCAGACCGCCTGCAGAGCCGGCCGAGGAAGCCCAAGGGGGAGGGGAACCCACCCATGTCGTACTGCAGGCTGAGCTCCAGCTTGGGCCACAGCATGGCGAGCGCAAAGGAGGCGTAGAAGTGGACGTCGTAAGTGTTGTACATCCGGTATTCCTGGCCTGGAAGGAGGAAGCGGCAGCGGATGCACATCACACtggcttccccctccccagcatCCGTCCGTCCCCCCCACCCCGGGGCCCAAAGCGAAGCCTCACCTTCCAGGTAGGCAAACCTGCCGTACTCTTGGAAGACTGGGAGCAGCTGGGAGAGTCCCCGGGCCTCCCGCAGGGCCTCCCTGTCCTCGGGCAGCAGCTCCAGCCAGATGGTGCCTCCGTCGGCCAGGAAGTAGAGCTCATTGAAGAGGGCCGACTTGTACCAGGGGGGCAGGTCGCTGTGAGAGGCACACAGGGGTCCTTCGATGGGTCCTCCTCTGAGAGGTGGGCTCACTCTGCCCAGAGGCCTGCCCACCCGGCCTGGGGGCCCAGGAAGAGTAGGGACCCAGCCACCCCTTCAGCAGAAACAACGCAGAGCCGATGGGGGACGCAGCCCCCGCCATGGTCACAGAGTCTGGGCAGCCCGAGGCCAGGGGTGGGGGGCAACCAGGGGTGGGGGGTGAAGGAGACAGCCTAGAAGCAGCCTAGTTTGGCCGGAGTGGACCACGGTGGCCCCTCAGCAGAGGGAGAGCAGGAAAAAACTCTGGCGCTGGGCCCCTTCCTGCCACTCAGGAGACCCCCACCCACAGGGCGCTACCTGTTCGCCAAAATGGGCCCCTGCCAGGCCTCAATCCTCTCCTCCCAGGCCTCGAAGCGGCTCAGCAGATGGTGGGAGAGTGCTGGGCAGGCGTTCCCGTCGCTGCCAAAGAAGCGAGTGTACCACCTGTGGGCAGAGAGGAAGACGGACCCTCAGCCATCCAGAGCCTCGGTCGGGAAGCAAAGCCAGCCCGGCCCAGGCCGCACACAGAACTGGGGATTGGGGAGAGCAATTTTCCCAAGGGGAGGCCTGggaaactgggactgttgtggGGCTCCACAGGCCGGAGAGAGACAGCCAAAGGGTCGGATGGACCCGCAGGTGGTAGGATGCCCACCCTGCAGTTTGGTCCTGAGAGAAGCCCCGTTTCCTGGGTcaggtgggttccaccacaaaactgcgttcgactaaagcgcgctcgacgaaacctgtgacgtcatcacagggcgacaacagcgcggagacagaagcacgctgtaaacactaaacctaaaattgacccctaaacctaatcctaaacctaacccttagcctaacccttaacctaaccctaaacctaacccttaccttaacttgaatcggcttgctttcaaagcgctatttaaagcgcctttctttctccgtgctcgctgttgtcgcccttttgatgacgtcagcgacgcggtttaatcgggcacgctttagtcgagcgcggttttgttgtgccacgggtCAGGTGAGGGTCCGCTCCATGAGTGTGTGGCATGCTTGTGGCATGCTGGCGCAGCCCTGGGCATCTCCCCGCAGGCAGAGCTGTGTGGGTCACCCAAGTGGGTCCAACCCCAAAGCACAGAGACAcccgccccccccacccctcggGAGCCAGCCCTCCCCAGGAAGCACCCACCTGCGATGCTCCTTCTCCGCCGATCCAAAGCGAATGCGAGGCATGTCCCAGGCCAGGCCCAGCTCCAGCGTCCCACGACCGTGACCGGCCACCACGCAGGTGGCACACACGGCTGCTGCACAGACCTCCCCCTTTTCCGTGGGGGGGCTCTGCCCTGCAAGAGAGCCCCGAGCGCGTCAGGGGCCTGTCCTCCTAGTCTGCCTGCCTCTGCCCACCGTACAGCCCAGGACTCACCCTGAGGGGATGCCAGCCGGCCATCCGCCAAGAGATCCTGCCAGACCTCCTGGCCGGTGCCAGCAGGGTTGAAGGCCGTGAGGTGGGTAACAGCAACACctgcctggggtgggggggggagagagagagggaagggaaggacagaGGGGAATGAAGAGCCaggcccctccctccctcgagACAGGGACGACGATAGGCGGGGAGGAGCAAGAGAGCAGGGCAGCCCCAGAACAGGCTGCGGGGAGGGGGCTGGGGTACGAGCAAGGGGGCCTTCTAGAACACAGAGGCACCAGAGTTGGGTGTTGTGATAtagttgcagagccacgctgagccacgctgaaccacgcaggagaaaacaaactcctaaaactccgtAACAtcttgatagtgcataacataacagtCTGAGATGTTACGTTACAGTTGGGGAAGGCAGCCACCCCCCCTCGGGGCCTTGTGAGCAGAGGTGTGGCGAAGAAGCCACAATGGGGCTCTCTGCCAGCTTGCAAGAGGCAGCCTCGAAGGGCACGCAGGGCTGCTGTCCCAGCTGCTGCCATGGACCATGGGGGCGGGGGTCCTACCTTCTCCCGGGCAGAGATGGCCAGGGTGTAGGGGTTTGCAGGAGTCACGTGGTGCAGCATCACCCCACGGACGCAGCTGCCCCCCTTCTCCACGCTGAAGGGCTCGTTCCAGTGGCCGCCCCGGCAGTCCTCCTTGGTCTCCGTGCCGTTTTGAAAGGTGAACATGATGGAGACCTCCACCTCCTCGGCCCCCTCGTTCTCCACCTCCCAGACGAAAGCGCCCACGGGGAGGCTGGAGTCCTAAGGACGCAAGACGGGCGGCTCGTCTGGGCTCAGAACAGCCTCATCCAGCCCCCTCTGCCCCTCCTTCCCTGCAGGAGCACCTGAGGGCCACCAGATTAATAAgcgaaacaaccccccccccacacacacacagactatcCAGAAGGAAAACCTAGTTCTGGCTAGGCGACCTTGACCGTCCCTGTGGAGAGACAGTCCTCAAGCTGCAACCATCTTGGTCAgtggccaaagttacaatggcgttGAAAGAAACGACCTGTGactggagagccgaggtggcgcagtggctaaatgcagcactgcaggctacttcagctgactgcagttctgcagttcggctgttcaaatctcaccggctcagggttgactcagccttccatccttccgaggtgggtaaaatgaggacccggattgttgttgggggcaatatgctgactctgtaaaccgcttagagagggctgaaagccctaggaagcggtatataagtctaactgctattgctattggtaattCTCGCCTGCCACCGTCCCAGCATCACCCGGATTCCAGCACCTGGCACGTCTTTACGACGGCAGCAGCCTCCTGGGGCCGACGTGGCGCCCTTCTGCGACTTTGCCAGCCAGCTCCAGACACGGGGgaggccaggttcacttaataccggtatgattcacttagcaaccgccgTGATTCACTTCACCACCATGCCAGAGAGAGATCGTAAAGCCGGATGAAACTCACTTGGTCAGCAATGGGAATTCTGCTCTCGGTTgtggtcgtagattgaggactagATAGGCAGGTTTTCatcccctcccccagccctggATTCTGgatcagcccacccacccccttccttccattccatcGAGCCCCAGGCCCCTCCAGCGTCTTCCCCACTGCTGGCCCCTTGGCTCAGGGAGCCCAGAGACCAGCTCCTCCGGCATGCCGATCGCCAGGCCTGGGAGGAGGGTCCCGCCCCAGAGACCTCGACCCATGGCAGCTTTTGCCAAAGGGATGGCTGGCTTCCCGGAGACAGAGGCACCTCACGGACAGGCCCCCCGTCATGCTTGTGGGTGACCTCTGGGGAGCTACCAATGACGATGCTGCCTTCATCCTGGGCCCCTCCCCAAGGCTTTTGGTATCATCAGCCATAGTGGGCTGATTGCAGGGGGAAGGGAATGGGGGGTGTCCCTTGTTGagaccttcttccttctcctccttgccTGGAATCAGTTGGGGAGGGGgcccatatgtgtgtgtgtgtatgtgtgtgtgtgtgtgtgtgcgcatttgGGGTCTCTCAGCTCTCCCTCACACCTACAAGTACCCCTAGGGGaggttattagcaatagcagttagactgatataccgcttcatggggctttcagccctctctaagcggtttacagagtcagcatatcgccc from Thamnophis elegans isolate rThaEle1 chromosome 3, rThaEle1.pri, whole genome shotgun sequence includes:
- the LOC116505931 gene encoding non-lysosomal glucosylceramidase-like, whose amino-acid sequence is MAAFGGCAGCGRGAHGDGEAAAAAMMSRYEGRAAGRGVPRFGWRLCLAHRFAERRKPLQAGDVSPAHALRHLGLAFRYLGWWYRKTRVEKRLPFIDLLHPQPLRPIYGCPLGGLGGGTVTRGWRGDFCRWQLSPGLYQHRAVAADQFTVCLRRKGRTVYQQVLSPERPSRLQGWNWGFCGHYAFYHALYPRAWTVYQLPGQEVVLTCRQITPIIPHDYQDSSLPVGAFVWEVENEGAEEVEVSIMFTFQNGTETKEDCRGGHWNEPFSVEKGGSCVRGVMLHHVTPANPYTLAISAREKAGVAVTHLTAFNPAGTGQEVWQDLLADGRLASPQGQSPPTEKGEVCAAAVCATCVVAGHGRGTLELGLAWDMPRIRFGSAEKEHRRWYTRFFGSDGNACPALSHHLLSRFEAWEERIEAWQGPILANSDLPPWYKSALFNELYFLADGGTIWLELLPEDREALREARGLSQLLPVFQEYGRFAYLEGQEYRMYNTYDVHFYASFALAMLWPKLELSLQYDMAAAVLNEDARPRQYLMSGQTAPVKLRNVVPHDIGEPDDEPWQRLNAYLIHDTATWKDLNLKFVLQVYRDYFLMQDGAFLKDMWPVCQAVVESELRFDTDGDGLIENSGFADQTYDAWVATGASAYCGGLWLASLCVMCRMAEALADGPAQERYSGILAKGTAAFERLLWNGKYYNYDSGRGPSSDSVMADQLAGQWFLRACGLGEGQSEVFPRSHVLSALKTIFELNVMGFSGGSMGAVNGMRPSGSPDTSSLQSDEVWVGVVYGLAATMIQEGLVPEGFSTAEGCYRTVWERLGMAFQTPEAYCEKKVFRSLAYMRPLSIWSMQLALEQRAAQGQPFPAPPVAKPKGL